The DNA region TTATTTTAGTCTTTATTTAGCAAGTAGTTGTTTGATTAATTAGTACTCATGCCTGAGTAAAATTTAGTTTTATATTTTTTATTAAATAATGATATTATGGAATCATTATTATTTGTTTTCAAATAATAAAAACACCTTTAATCAGGCAAATAATTTAAATGACCATATGTCTATACATTCAAATATATGGTATATATTTTATTTACAAAACTAATTTGTCACTTAATATCTCATTAACAGATTCGTTCTTTTTTTAATAAACTATTATAATTTATCATTAGTTATTTGACCCGATTAAACCTTAATAACTTTCAATCCGTTCTTCATAATTCACTTTCAGACTTTTTAATTGATTAGTATTAGTATCAAAATAGGTTAGTTTGGCCTATTAACTCGAATGAATCTTTTGTGTTTTTTCACGATTGCCAACTAAAAAGCCGTACCACATAATGTATATAAAGCATAACATAGGGAGGATGAAAGAAAAATTAATTTCAGATACTCCTAAAATTTTAATATCGGATACTCCCGACCCACCAAAATCTATAATACTACCCTGCAATTTAGGCATTAAGGCACCTCCCACAATGGCCATAACTAAACCAGCAGATCCAACCTTAGATTGTTCTTCGGTTAAACCTCCTAAAGCTATACCATATATAGTTGGAAACATTAAAGACATGCAAAAAGATACCCCAACAAGTGCATAAAGGCCTAAAAGGCCATTTAAAACAATGGTTCCAGACACAAATACTATGGCTAATAACGCAAAAAGCATTAATAATTTACCGGAGCCAATAAATCTTAACATGTACGTGCCTACCGCTCTACCTACGGTAAATAATACGAACGCTACCATTTGATAGTAGCCAGCTGTAACGCTATCTACACCAATACCTTCGGCATATTGGTATATGTATGTCCAACACATAATTTGCGCTCCTACATATAAAATTTGTGCTAAAACCCCAAGGATGTATTTTTTATTTTCAGCTAAATTCTTAAATGTTTCCTTTATGCTTGGCAAATGTCCTTCTTCTTTAGATTGTGGCATTTTGCTAACCAAAAACAACACGAATACACCCACAAGAACTAATCCCAAAATAACGTAAGGGTTTCTAATCACCAGTAAATCTGAAGTTTTAATTAATAGTTTCGAAGCCTCATCGAGTGATGAGAAGTTTTCAATATCATCAGACTGTAAATTTTTCAGCACAAATTGTTGTGCTACAAACAGGCCCAAAATTAAGCCAACAGGGTTAAATGCTTGAGCCAAATTTAAACGCTGTGTGGCTGTTTCTTTTGGCCCCATTGCCAAAGCATACGGATTTGCCGCTGTTTCTAAAAAAGCCAATCCAAACGTTAAAATATACAAACCAAGACAGAAAAACCAAAACTTCTCGGTGGTCGCGGCCGGATAAAACAAAAGTGCTCCAACAGCATACAGTCCCAAACCAATTAAGATACCGGTTTTATAAGAATACTTGCGCATAAATATTGATGCTGGCAATGCCATGCAAAAATAACCGCCGTAAAACGCCATTTGAACCCAAGCAGCTTGCGAGTTTGAAAGCTCTAAAACTTTTTTAAATGCTTGTACCATAGGATCGGTTACTGCATTAGCAAAGCCCCAAAGGGCAAAAAGCGAAGTTACTAATATAAACGGCAGCAACATTTTAGATGGCACCACAGGAATTTTTGATTTCATATTTAATTTAGTTTAGAAATTTTTGTTTGCAAAATCCTATGTTTTTATGAGATTTAACAGTAAAATCTATTCAAAAACATGTAAATATTGACCCCATACGACAAATACTGTATAACTATTTTAAAAGTTTGCTTGGACTATATCCAAACTGTTTTTTAAATACCTTGCTGAAATAGAATGGATCATTAAAACCTATCATATCTGAAACTTCAGAAACATTGTAGCGTTTGGTTTTTAATAGTTGTGCAGATTTTTTTAACTGAATCGTTCTAATAAACTCGTAAGGCGTTAAATCGGTAAGTTGCTTAATTTTTCTATAAAGTTTTGAAGTACTCATGCCTACTTCTTCTGCTATAAAATTTGGTGATAGTTTGGAAGAACTAATGTTGTTTTCTATTATTCCCTTTATTTTGGAAACTAAATCTATGTCTAATTGCGAGTGTGCTAAGGTTAATATATCACCTTCTACTTCACCTGAAAAACGCTGCTTTAAGTCAAAATGTAATTTTATTATATTATCAATACGGGTTTTTAACAGTGCGGGATCAAAAGGTTTTGTGAGGTAACCATCTACACCTATAGAGTATCCTTTTATTCTATTTTCATTTTCTGCTAATGCCGTTAAAAGTATTACACCAATATGGCTGATATCGTCATCTGATTTTAGTATTTCAACAAATTCAAACCCGTCCATAATAGGCATCATAACATCTACAACACATAAAACAGGCTTTTCTTTCTTGCATATTTCAAGGCCCTCTTGTCCATTTTTAGCCTCTACAACCTTGTAGAAGCTGGATAAGTACTGTGCCACATAATCTCTTAGTTCGGTATTATCTTCTATTAAAAGTATTTTTTGTTTTACTTTGGTTTGTGGTAACAGATTTGAGTTACCGCTAGATTGTACGATTTCTAGCTGGTTAGTGACATGGCTCTCTTTTGGTAAAGAATCTACTGATTTGGTTTGGACAGCCTTAAAGAGCTCATCGTTATTGTAGGCGTTTTTATTTACAGGTAATTCTACAGTAAACACACTACCCTTACCAATGGAACTATTAACCTTAATTTCTCCTTTATGGATTTCTACTAGTGCTTTTACTAAAGACAAACCTATTCCTGTACCGGTATTCTCTACAGTGGTTCTAGCTTGGTAAAACCTGTTAAATATTTTTTCGTGACTTTCTTCTGGAATTCCAATTCCATTATCACTTACTTCAAGAATCATTTTTTTTGCTTCGCTATCCTTTAGGCCAAGAAACAAATCTACATTTCCGTTTCTTTCAGTAAATTTTATAGCATTGGAAAGCAAATTGAATAATATTTTACTAAACTTATCAACATCAATCCAACATATAAAAGCGCCTTCGCTTTCAATGTTTAGACTTAAACTGATGTTTTTTTCTAGAGCTAATTCTTTAAAAGAATTAAATACACTTTTAACATGTTCACTTATATTTGTTTTAGCTACTTTTAATTTTAACTCACCAGTTTCTGCTCTTCTAAAATCTAAAATTTGATTAACCAACCTCAGCAAACGATTGGCGTTTTGGTATACTAAATTTGCCCTACTAAGAATATAATCATCATTTTGATTATTAATTAACTGCTTTGCAGGCCCCAAAATAAGTGTTAGCGGTGTTCTAAGCTCATGTGATATATTAGTGAAAAAGCGAAGTTTTTCGTTATTTAGTTTTTCATCACGCTCACGCTTCACTTTTTCAAGAAGCAACTCTTGTTTTAAGCGTCTGCGATTTTTTAATTGGTTATGTAAAAAATATGCTCCTATTGAAATAAGCCCCAAAACCATAATAAAAAAGATTGGTGTAAGCCAAAAAGGAGGTAAAACTTTGATCGCGTAACTCGATATCTCACTTTCGTAACCATTATTGTTGGTTGCTTTTAGCTTTAAACTATACTCGCCCGAAGGTAAATTGGCATACTGTATAGAGCGCGATCCGCTGGTTGTTTTATTCCATTCTTTATCTAAACCATCTAGCTTATAATAAAACGTATTTTGCCTTTGACTGACATAAGATGGCAAAGAAAACTTAACTGTAAAATTTCTAGTTCCGTACCCTAATTGTATTTGTTTTGAGTAATTAATATCTTCATTTAAAATTAGCACATTTTCAAGCTTTTCCCCTGGTTTAACTTCATTATTGCTAACTTTAAACTCAGATATTACCGGGATAGGCGCTTTTTTGTTTTCTTTTATATCTAAAGGGTTAAATAATATTATTTCTTTGTTGCCCCCTACATAAATTTTATCACTGTTAAAATGTAAAAAACCGCGTTTATTCCATAAGTTTGAACGCATACCGTTGTTAACGTAAAATGTTTTATAATCATTATTTTCGGGGTTGTATTTGCCTATTTTGTTGTAATTTAAATTTAGCCATATTATACCTAAACTATCTTCTGTTATATCGGTAACCCATTCATCAGCCAATGTTTTGGGTTGATCTAGATGTACAAATTTATTGGTTTGTGAATTGTAATAGTTTAAACCTTCTCTTGTTCCTGCCCAAAGTTTTCCGTGCCTATCAAAAAACAAATCTTTTACTTTATTGTTAGATAAGCCTTCATTGTTATTTTGGTTTATATATTGCTCTAAACTATTGGATAGCATATTGTACTTAAAAACCCCTTCTTCGGTAGCTATCCAAAATAAGTTTTGAGATTTAGAATATACTATTTTGTTAATGTCTTTAAATTTTGGGTTATTTTTTTTTACAAAAACCTTTTCTTCTGTTTTTAAATTAAACTTTACAAGTCCTTCACCTTGTGAGCCCACTAACAGTTCATTGTTTGATGTTTTATAAAAGGCAAACACTGGCGAATTAATAAAACCTACATTTAGTTTTTTTTGTTGATTGTTTTTATAATTGTATTCTACAACGCCACCATCCCATAGCCCGATGTAAAAAATTATATTATCATCTGTATATATACTACCTATCTCATTATAATTTTTAAGAACTTTAATAAAAGTATTATTTTTCTTTAAGAACAAACCTTGAGCGTGGGTTCCTATAAGTAAATTATGATCGTACGTTTTAGCAAAAGAACTTATAACTGGTATTTGATTGTTTCCCGTAAAATTTAAACCCAAAGATTTAAATTGATTTTCAAAGGGGTTTAAACTTTCCAATCCATTTTCTGTACCAACCCAAAGCACACCCAAATTATCGAAATACAAGGATATAATGTAATTATTTACAAGGGAATTAGGGTTGTTTAAATCTGTTGTGTGTTGTTTATATTCACCTTTTACAAAAGCTTCCATTGAGGTGCACTCAATAATTCCGTTAGATGTACCAAACCAATAGCCTCCATCTGGGGCTTTAGTATAACACCTAAAATAACTACTCATCGGGTTAGTACCAATAACTTTAAAGTTATTGTCAATCTTATCCAGTTTAAACAAACCCTCACGCGTTCCTACGTATACATTATAAGCCTTATCTTCAAAAATAAAATAAGCATTAGCGTTTTTGTTTGTAGCTCTACTCGGGTGTAGTTCATAATTTTGTAAATCGCTTACTTTTCCTGTTTCATCTATAAAAAAACTATACACTCCATTATTAAAACTGGTTACCCATATTCTACCGTCATGTGTTTGTGTTATACCCCTAATATTATCAAGTTTTCCTAAATCTACTTTATAAAATTTATTAGTATTATTATCTAGGTAGCACAAGCCTTTGTTTAATGTTCCCACCCAAACCCTTTGGGTTTTATCAATAAATATAGACCTTAACCTATCTTCAACTAAAGCATGTTTATCCTGATGGTTTGAATGAAAGGTTTTAAAACTAGATGTAGGCAAGTGATATTTTGTTAATCCATTATCTGTTGCTATCCATAGATTAGATTTTTCATCTGGCATTATTTGTAAAATATCATTACTATTGAGATAATTGGATGTTTCATTCTTAGCCGAAAACACTTTAAAATCGTATCCATCAAAACGGCTTACACCTCCAAATGTACCTAACCATAAAAAACCTTTATCGTCTTGAACAATACTTCTAACAGAATTATGAGACAAACCCTTTGTTTCGTTATAATGCTCAAAATATAGCTCTTGACCAATACCTTTAAAACAAAACAATAAAATTATAGTGTATAAGAATTTAGTTTTGAACATGATAACTACTGTAATTGATTTATTTTAACTTTACTGTTGCTTAAATTAATAAAATTAACGCTTGGTACTCTTTTTAAATACTTTTTGTAAGTTAAACGAAGTCCGCACTTTTTTTATTCCATTCTAAATTTATACCAATCATCTTGATTTGGGGTTTTCAAAAAAGTAAAAAACAAACAATTAGATTTACTCTTGACCTTGGTTATTCTAAACCAACAAGCATGATAGCCACGTTTTAATAGCTCTACCTTAATCCCCTTAACCCGTAATTCACAAAACTACACTTAAAATTACTTCTATTGATGGACATATGATATGGTTTTCTAACCATCGTTTTAATGCAACTGAATTAATCATTTATGATAAACTCTTTTACTGTCCCTAAAAATCCCACCCATCTTCTCAACTGTAAATTTAAACTAATGGTGTTTTATAAACTAAAATTTATTTCTAAGCTTCTTCTCAAAGTTTGTAAAAAAATTCCTTTTTCATTTTAACATAATTAAAAGATAAATAATATTAATTCTATTCTCCTTTTGTTCCGTCTAAGATAAAAAGTTCAATACTGCTAAAATTTGCAAAATATTTTTCATTAAAATGATTTAGTTATAAATTGGTTTACTGACGGATTCATTCCTGTTTTCTAACTTGGCTCCCCACTCCTTATTTGGTTTGGGCCCCATTTCGAATTCTAAAGTGCTACCGGCCATAATATCATCATGATGAATCCATGATTTTGTATAGGATTTCCCATCAAGAGTTGCCGATTGGATATACACATTTTCTTGTGAATTATTATGTGCAATGATGGTAAATTGTTTTCCGTTTGATAATTTCAAACTAACTTTATCAAACATGGGGCTTCCAATTTGATACGTTGGGCTACCGGGGCACGTTGGGTAAAAGCCCATACTCCCAAAAATATACCACGACGACATTTGTCCGCAATCTTCATTACCCGGTAACCCTCCGGGTCCCGATGAAAAGTTTTCATTTAGTAAGGTTCTAATCAGTTTTTGGGTTTTCCAAGGTGCCCCAATGTAATTATACAAATAAGGTGAGTGCATGGAGTATTCATCGCCCACATAATAAAAATCGTTTTCAAAAAAATGGTCTAGGTAGGTCTCAAGAGCCTCATCTCCTCCCATAAAATTGGCAAGCCCTTGTACATCATGTGGTGCAAAGAGTGTAATATTTCTAAAATAATTTTCCCTATCCTTATCGGAACCGTACGCCCAACCACTAATAGAAGGGTCTGTAGCACTTCGCCAACTACCATCGGCATTACGCCCTCGCACCAACTTTGTTTCGGGGTCTAAAAAGTTTTTGTAATAAAGTGAACGCTTTATGTATTCTTCGTATACTGCTTCTTTACCCATAGCTTTGGCCATTTGTGCAATACAATAATCATCATAGGCAAACTCTAAGGTTCTAATGGCTGACTCACCATGTCTATCAGTAGGTACATAACCCAATTTTTGATAATCTATAATACCTACCCGAGCCACGTAGTTTCCTGTACCTGCTGTTGTTCCATTTTTTAACATGGCTTCAAAAGCCTTTTCTGTATCATAATCTCGAATGCCCTTTATGTAGGCATCGGCAACAACCGCATCGGCATGGGTACCATGCATGATATTGGAATACCCCGGACTAGGCCACTTGGGCATCCATCCACCTTCATCATAAGAATTTAATAGGGCGGTAATCATTTCTGAAACTTTTTCAGGTTCGAGTAAAATAAGTAAAGGGTGCTCTGAACGAAAGGTATCCCAAATTGAAAAATCGGTGTACATCATCCCGGGCATCACTTTGCCATTGAAAGCGCTGTAGTGATAACCATCTTCTGTGATGTTTCTTGGCAGCAATAAACTGCGCTGTAAGGCTGTATAGAATATTTTCTTTTGGTCTTCTTGAGCTTCAATTTGTATTTTTTCTATGGCCTTATTCCATGCTTCTTTAGTAGCTTGTGCCGTTTTGTCAAAATCCCAATGATTAATTTCATTTTCTAAATTCTTTCTTGCTTGTGCTATGTTTATAAAAGAGGTGCCCATCTTTACCTGAACCTTTTCATCTTCTTCTGTTTTAAAAGAAACATGAACCGCCGAGGCCTCTGCCCCATTTGTAGCCATTTGCATTAATTTAGATGTATTAAAAGATGCCGGTTGTGCACAACCAAATTTTAAAGTGCCTCCACCATAATAATCATAGTATTCAATTTTTATTTTATAAGATTCCCCAGCCTTCAAATTCATACTAAAATCATCTGTGGTAGCACCTCGATTAACCCAAGAATTTATAACTAGTGTATCGTTGACAAATAAACGAACGCCATCATCTGAAGTCACATAAAATGTATGTTGCCCGGATTGTTTTGCAATAAGCTCTCCCGTATATCTCACTGAAAACAGGTCTGCATTGATAGTACTCGCGGGAGCTCCCGACCATTCGAAATCAATGGAGGAATCTATGCGTTGCAAATTCGGTTTTCCCGAAAGCTCCATATTATTGTAGAATTCTGCCCTAAACCCGTCAGGGAATAGTTGAATGGTTCTACCCAAATCTGGTTTTGCTACTAGGGCAAAATCTTCAAAAGGTTTACTAAATTTTGCAACAAAAT from Tamlana crocina includes:
- a CDS encoding two-component regulator propeller domain-containing protein, which gives rise to MFKTKFLYTIILLFCFKGIGQELYFEHYNETKGLSHNSVRSIVQDDKGFLWLGTFGGVSRFDGYDFKVFSAKNETSNYLNSNDILQIMPDEKSNLWIATDNGLTKYHLPTSSFKTFHSNHQDKHALVEDRLRSIFIDKTQRVWVGTLNKGLCYLDNNTNKFYKVDLGKLDNIRGITQTHDGRIWVTSFNNGVYSFFIDETGKVSDLQNYELHPSRATNKNANAYFIFEDKAYNVYVGTREGLFKLDKIDNNFKVIGTNPMSSYFRCYTKAPDGGYWFGTSNGIIECTSMEAFVKGEYKQHTTDLNNPNSLVNNYIISLYFDNLGVLWVGTENGLESLNPFENQFKSLGLNFTGNNQIPVISSFAKTYDHNLLIGTHAQGLFLKKNNTFIKVLKNYNEIGSIYTDDNIIFYIGLWDGGVVEYNYKNNQQKKLNVGFINSPVFAFYKTSNNELLVGSQGEGLVKFNLKTEEKVFVKKNNPKFKDINKIVYSKSQNLFWIATEEGVFKYNMLSNSLEQYINQNNNEGLSNNKVKDLFFDRHGKLWAGTREGLNYYNSQTNKFVHLDQPKTLADEWVTDITEDSLGIIWLNLNYNKIGKYNPENNDYKTFYVNNGMRSNLWNKRGFLHFNSDKIYVGGNKEIILFNPLDIKENKKAPIPVISEFKVSNNEVKPGEKLENVLILNEDINYSKQIQLGYGTRNFTVKFSLPSYVSQRQNTFYYKLDGLDKEWNKTTSGSRSIQYANLPSGEYSLKLKATNNNGYESEISSYAIKVLPPFWLTPIFFIMVLGLISIGAYFLHNQLKNRRRLKQELLLEKVKRERDEKLNNEKLRFFTNISHELRTPLTLILGPAKQLINNQNDDYILSRANLVYQNANRLLRLVNQILDFRRAETGELKLKVAKTNISEHVKSVFNSFKELALEKNISLSLNIESEGAFICWIDVDKFSKILFNLLSNAIKFTERNGNVDLFLGLKDSEAKKMILEVSDNGIGIPEESHEKIFNRFYQARTTVENTGTGIGLSLVKALVEIHKGEIKVNSSIGKGSVFTVELPVNKNAYNNDELFKAVQTKSVDSLPKESHVTNQLEIVQSSGNSNLLPQTKVKQKILLIEDNTELRDYVAQYLSSFYKVVEAKNGQEGLEICKKEKPVLCVVDVMMPIMDGFEFVEILKSDDDISHIGVILLTALAENENRIKGYSIGVDGYLTKPFDPALLKTRIDNIIKLHFDLKQRFSGEVEGDILTLAHSQLDIDLVSKIKGIIENNISSSKLSPNFIAEEVGMSTSKLYRKIKQLTDLTPYEFIRTIQLKKSAQLLKTKRYNVSEVSDMIGFNDPFYFSKVFKKQFGYSPSKLLK
- a CDS encoding GH92 family glycosyl hydrolase, with the protein product MRKNKYKYFILGALVLWFFSCQTKNQQENNVPVQDLIQNIDTRIGTKPWSGKSTLSQAELPQGHVYPGVGLPFAMTQISPQTTTKDIPYWWENEKIQGFRSTHYPNGASMSEYGPLTIMPLVGELRITPEDRASNFSHDSEIAQPHYYSVTLDDYDIKAELTAVSKAKFLQFTFPKSDASHIVIDNPMAHGYFRINPEKNEIEGYTDNTGRAGNKGYTGREFASYFVAKFSKPFEDFALVAKPDLGRTIQLFPDGFRAEFYNNMELSGKPNLQRIDSSIDFEWSGAPASTINADLFSVRYTGELIAKQSGQHTFYVTSDDGVRLFVNDTLVINSWVNRGATTDDFSMNLKAGESYKIKIEYYDYYGGGTLKFGCAQPASFNTSKLMQMATNGAEASAVHVSFKTEEDEKVQVKMGTSFINIAQARKNLENEINHWDFDKTAQATKEAWNKAIEKIQIEAQEDQKKIFYTALQRSLLLPRNITEDGYHYSAFNGKVMPGMMYTDFSIWDTFRSEHPLLILLEPEKVSEMITALLNSYDEGGWMPKWPSPGYSNIMHGTHADAVVADAYIKGIRDYDTEKAFEAMLKNGTTAGTGNYVARVGIIDYQKLGYVPTDRHGESAIRTLEFAYDDYCIAQMAKAMGKEAVYEEYIKRSLYYKNFLDPETKLVRGRNADGSWRSATDPSISGWAYGSDKDRENYFRNITLFAPHDVQGLANFMGGDEALETYLDHFFENDFYYVGDEYSMHSPYLYNYIGAPWKTQKLIRTLLNENFSSGPGGLPGNEDCGQMSSWYIFGSMGFYPTCPGSPTYQIGSPMFDKVSLKLSNGKQFTIIAHNNSQENVYIQSATLDGKSYTKSWIHHDDIMAGSTLEFEMGPKPNKEWGAKLENRNESVSKPIYN
- the fucP gene encoding L-fucose:H+ symporter permease; amino-acid sequence: MKSKIPVVPSKMLLPFILVTSLFALWGFANAVTDPMVQAFKKVLELSNSQAAWVQMAFYGGYFCMALPASIFMRKYSYKTGILIGLGLYAVGALLFYPAATTEKFWFFCLGLYILTFGLAFLETAANPYALAMGPKETATQRLNLAQAFNPVGLILGLFVAQQFVLKNLQSDDIENFSSLDEASKLLIKTSDLLVIRNPYVILGLVLVGVFVLFLVSKMPQSKEEGHLPSIKETFKNLAENKKYILGVLAQILYVGAQIMCWTYIYQYAEGIGVDSVTAGYYQMVAFVLFTVGRAVGTYMLRFIGSGKLLMLFALLAIVFVSGTIVLNGLLGLYALVGVSFCMSLMFPTIYGIALGGLTEEQSKVGSAGLVMAIVGGALMPKLQGSIIDFGGSGVSDIKILGVSEINFSFILPMLCFIYIMWYGFLVGNREKTQKIHSS